CCCCGCGGCGACCGCCGCCGCGGTGAACGCGCCCGTCGCATCGCCGCCGATGTTGATCGCGGGCATCGCCACCGCGGACGCGCCGATCGTCGCGCGCAGGAAGCCGACGTGCGCCGCCTCGTCCGCCGCGATCTCGCGCGCATATTTGGCGACCGTGTCGCTCAGCGTCGCCTTCGCGCCGCCGGTCACCGCGCCCGGCGTGCCGATGCCGCCGGTCAGGCCCGCCGACAGGCCGGTGCCATAAGCGGCATAGCTGTAGAATTGCGCCTCGAGATATTCGAGGTTGAGCGCGAAGTTGAGGACGGTGAAATCGCCGGTCAGGTCGGTCGCCGATGCGCTGGGCGTCGGCGTCGGCGTGTTGCCCGTGTTGCTGCCTCCGCACGCGGAGAGCAGCGCAAGGCCGCCGCTCGCCGCGGCGGCACCGCCGGCATAGCGCAGGAAGGCCCGGCGTTCGGCGCGGCGCGCAGCGATCGCATCGACGACCTGATGGCTCGAAAAGTCGGTCATGAACGATACTCCGCTTGGATCAGGCCGAAGCCGCGCTTTGCTTGACGTTGCCGTTGACGCCGTTCGGGAAGAACCCGCCGGACGTCGCCTGCGCGCTGGTCAGATAGGCGATGTTGAGCACCTGGCCGGGGGTACGCGAGTAGGCGATGGCGTTGGCGTCGGCGGGCACGATGTGCGCGACCTGCAGCGTCGTCGTCGTATTGTCGGCGTTGGTGATCGTCGTCGTGGTTTCGGCGATCCCCTGGTCGATATCGGTCTGGCCGTCGAGCGCGTCGCGCGCGTCGCTGATCTGGCCGATCTGGGTGATGATCGCCGCATTGCTGAGGCCGAGGCGATACAGTTCCTCGCGCACGATCGCGGCGTGATACGCCTCCGCCGCGAGGATGCCCGCCGCCGCTTCGAGATAGACCTTGCTGGTGAGCAAGGTCGACGCACCCTTGTAGGCGGTGACGCCGACGTCCTCGAACAGGAAGGCCGCGTAGAGGAAGTTCTGGACGCTGGCATACGGGTCGAAGGTACCGCCCGCCGCGATCAGACCGGCCGCCGCCGCCGCCTTCGAAAAGGCGCTGTTGGGGCCGACCGACAAGTCGATCGTCGGCTGCGCGATCGCCGAGGTGCCGAGCGCGGAACGCAGAAAGGCGACGTGCGCCGCCTCGTCCGCCGCGATCTCGCGCGCGAAATTGCCGATGATCGCCGCATCGCTCGCGCTGACGGTCGCGTCGCCGCCGAAATTGACCGCGCGCGCGCCGGTCGCCGCGCCCTGCGTGCCCGTACCGGTCAACAGGCTGTTCGACAGGCCGACGCCGTTCACCGCGTAGCTGTAAAATTGCGCCTCGAGATATTCGAGGTTGAGCGCGAAGTTGAGCACGTCCGCGTCGGTCACCGTCGCGCTCTGCGCCGCCGCCTCGCCGGACAGGCCGAGCGTCGCCGCGCCGGCCACGCCGACCGCAGCCGCGCCCAGCGCGGTCTTGAAGAAGCCGCGGCGATCGTCGCGCCGCCGGGCGCGCGCCTCGAGGGCCGCGGTCATATCCAGGCTGTCGGTCATTACTCGGGATCTCCCCTTCACGCGCGAGGCCCGGCCCCGCATGGGCCGCCAGCCGTTCCGCATCGGGGGCCGCGCGTCAAGCCCGTGTGCGTTTCACCCGTGTTGCCACCGGCCCGAACCGCCGTCCCGGGGGCCCATGCTGCCTGTCAGAAGGTATAGGCGACGCCAAGCGCACCGAGCCATTGCGTCCGCGAGCCGGCGACACTGACCACGGGGCTGTCGCCGAAATCATTGAGCAGCCGGCCATAGGTGACGCCGCCGACCAGCTTGAAGCCGTGCAACAGATTGCCGGTCAGCGCATAGGTGCCGAGCGCGCCGACGTTCCAGTCCTTCCACCCGCCGCGCGGATTGTAGGCGGCAAGTCCGCTCGCGACGCTCTGTGCCGGGGTGATGCCGAAATAGCTGCGCGCATAGTTGCCGTCGGCATGTTCGGCGGTCGCGAACAGGCCCACCGCCGCCTTCAGGCTGAGCGGGGTGAAATAGTTGATCGACGGCTGCCAGATGCCGCCGTCGGACGCGCCGGCGACGTCGTGGCGATAGCTGAGCGACACCGACAACCGGTCATAGGGGCTGGTGACGATGCCGGTCTTGCCGACGCCGACATAGCCGCCCAGCTCGACCGCGGTGCCGACCTTGCCCAGCGCGCGGATGCGCGGATCGTCGATGCCCTTGGTCGTCGCGCGATTGAGGTTGAGCACCGCGATCGGCCCCGCCTGCAACTCGATGCCGTTGTCGGTGCGGTTGGGGATCAGATCGAAGCTGACGCGATTGCCCGCCAGCACGAAGTCGTGGCCCTTCACCGTGCCGATCGCACCGGGCGCAGGCGAGAAGCTGTAGTCGTTCGACCCTTCGTAATCGGGCAGATAGGCCGCGCCCAGGCCGATCGTGATGCTGTCGCGGTTGACGTCCAGATCGGCGGCCGGCTTCTGCGTCCCGCCGGCATCGGGTGTGGCGACCTGCGCCGCCGCGGGGGTGGCGATCAGGGCGAGGGAAACCGCCAGCGGCGCAAGA
This portion of the Sphingomonas sp. FARSPH genome encodes:
- a CDS encoding ferritin-like domain-containing protein, giving the protein MTDFSSHQVVDAIAARRAERRAFLRYAGGAAAASGGLALLSACGGSNTGNTPTPTPSASATDLTGDFTVLNFALNLEYLEAQFYSYAAYGTGLSAGLTGGIGTPGAVTGGAKATLSDTVAKYAREIAADEAAHVGFLRATIGASAVAMPAINIGGDATGAFTAAAVAAGLIAQGQTFNPYASDVNFLLAAFLLEDVGVTAYKGAAPLLQTKVYIEAAAGILATEAYHAGLVRTLLYRQGVSTNAIFGQVQQISDARDSLDGTTDLDQGIGNATTANIVPTDTDGVTFSRSTGQVLNIAYLNKAQVKSGGFFPSGVNGAIFSSAASG
- a CDS encoding ferritin-like domain-containing protein — encoded protein: MTDSLDMTAALEARARRRDDRRGFFKTALGAAAVGVAGAATLGLSGEAAAQSATVTDADVLNFALNLEYLEAQFYSYAVNGVGLSNSLLTGTGTQGAATGARAVNFGGDATVSASDAAIIGNFAREIAADEAAHVAFLRSALGTSAIAQPTIDLSVGPNSAFSKAAAAAGLIAAGGTFDPYASVQNFLYAAFLFEDVGVTAYKGASTLLTSKVYLEAAAGILAAEAYHAAIVREELYRLGLSNAAIITQIGQISDARDALDGQTDIDQGIAETTTTITNADNTTTTLQVAHIVPADANAIAYSRTPGQVLNIAYLTSAQATSGGFFPNGVNGNVKQSAASA
- a CDS encoding MipA/OmpV family protein, which produces MCRTFLAPLAVSLALIATPAAAQVATPDAGGTQKPAADLDVNRDSITIGLGAAYLPDYEGSNDYSFSPAPGAIGTVKGHDFVLAGNRVSFDLIPNRTDNGIELQAGPIAVLNLNRATTKGIDDPRIRALGKVGTAVELGGYVGVGKTGIVTSPYDRLSVSLSYRHDVAGASDGGIWQPSINYFTPLSLKAAVGLFATAEHADGNYARSYFGITPAQSVASGLAAYNPRGGWKDWNVGALGTYALTGNLLHGFKLVGGVTYGRLLNDFGDSPVVSVAGSRTQWLGALGVAYTF